In a single window of the Pseudomonas oryzihabitans genome:
- a CDS encoding 2Fe-2S iron-sulfur cluster-binding protein, which produces MTALTAYAPTQDSRFNEAQTWSAFGASWSSAERKTLECCAIRIETADVRTFVFRCPDFVALAFEPGQFITLSLTIDGQSQSRCYTLSSTPTRPFSFAITVKRVPGGPVSNWLHDHLEVGSRLLATGPAGIFTPVGHPQRKLLYLSAGSGVTPLMAMTRAAFDLGSDPDIAFVHSARTPQDIIFRDELAHLQAAQRHLKVFAICEASGAEADWQGPVGRLDLALLERLVPDFREREVFTCGPQGYMGAVQRTLREGGFDLSHYHQESFTIGSPTAFVETVPTTASDALFTITLARSGKVFSMPGDQTVLTAAKRAGAIVPSSCGQGLCGTCKTALLDGQVEMQHAGGIRQREIDRGFRLLCCSKPTSDLVLDL; this is translated from the coding sequence ATGACCGCGCTCACTGCCTATGCCCCCACGCAAGACAGCCGCTTCAACGAGGCCCAGACCTGGTCGGCATTTGGTGCATCCTGGAGCAGTGCCGAACGGAAGACCCTCGAATGCTGCGCCATTCGGATCGAGACCGCCGATGTCAGGACCTTTGTCTTCCGTTGCCCTGACTTCGTCGCGTTAGCCTTCGAGCCTGGCCAGTTCATCACCCTGTCGCTCACCATCGATGGCCAGAGCCAGTCACGCTGCTACACGCTGTCCTCGACGCCGACCCGTCCCTTCAGCTTCGCCATCACCGTCAAGCGCGTGCCGGGTGGCCCGGTGTCGAACTGGCTGCACGATCACCTGGAGGTCGGCAGTCGCCTGCTGGCCACGGGCCCGGCAGGCATCTTCACCCCGGTAGGGCATCCCCAGCGCAAGCTGCTCTATCTGTCCGCTGGCTCGGGTGTCACGCCACTGATGGCCATGACCCGCGCCGCCTTCGACCTGGGGAGCGATCCGGATATCGCCTTCGTCCACAGTGCCCGCACCCCGCAGGACATCATCTTCCGCGACGAACTGGCTCATTTGCAGGCCGCGCAACGTCATCTCAAGGTGTTCGCCATCTGTGAGGCGTCCGGCGCCGAAGCGGACTGGCAGGGTCCGGTCGGCCGCCTGGATCTCGCCCTACTGGAACGACTGGTACCGGACTTTCGCGAACGCGAGGTCTTCACCTGCGGCCCCCAGGGCTATATGGGCGCCGTCCAGCGGACCCTGCGCGAAGGGGGATTCGACCTCTCCCACTATCATCAGGAAAGCTTCACCATCGGCAGCCCGACGGCTTTCGTCGAGACAGTACCCACCACGGCCAGTGACGCCCTGTTCACCATCACCCTGGCCCGCTCGGGCAAGGTCTTCAGCATGCCGGGCGACCAGACCGTGCTCACCGCCGCCAAACGCGCCGGCGCCATCGTGCCCTCCTCCTGCGGTCAGGGTCTCTGTGGTACCTGCAAGACGGCCCTGCTCGACGGCCAGGTGGAGATGCAGCATGCCGGCGGCATTCGCCAGCGCGAGATAGATCGCGGGTTTCGACTGCTGTGCTGCAGCAAA